In the Xyrauchen texanus isolate HMW12.3.18 chromosome 47, RBS_HiC_50CHRs, whole genome shotgun sequence genome, AGTTGTTGGTATGAACTTAATTGGTTAAACAACATACTTCCTCAAGGAATTGCATCAGATtactcactcagtcactctcaaGCTGGGTTTTCATCTAAATATTTGTATGCGCATTTTGAAATTGCGCTTAAGAAATCCTGAATGTAAACGCTTGATATGCGAATAACTACAAATTTGCATAAAATTTAATGCTCTAGGCAGAGGTGGAGTTTGTATAGTTTTGCACaagttaaaatgcacattaatgtGGTTGAAACAGTTTATCTGCAAAACAATAacttgttttgaccatttgtgcacGTGTGATGAGAATGCGAGATGcacaattctttgaacatagcCCCTGACATTTGGAAGTGGTTAACCCACAGCTGATCATTAAAGTTGGTCTTCACAATCCGCCAGAAGAGATTTAAGAACAAGGATCTCCCATGTATGCAGAGGCTGGTGGCGTATGGCCATTTCAGAACTTATTATATAAGATGTTACACTTATTCTGCGGTGTCTCCTGGCACCATTTAATAAAACGAGGTACAATTGCCAATACAAATCCAATACTGCAAATAAAACTCTCCTTGAAGCaaggaggtcattcagctgctccatcataaCATCCCTCAAGATAATGCGCATGACAACAATTCTTTAGTCCAAATTTGTAGAAATGCGCTTCTCTCATTGAACCATAGGTTATGTCCAACATGAAAAGTGTTATTGGTTTGTGTACTTTTTGAAAGcactgttaaaaatgtaaaaaagaaaagaaaaattccaGGGCCAATAACAAACCACTTAGTAAAGTCCAAGCAACCGCCCAGAACTcccttgcaaccacatagcaatgtgctacaAAACCACTATGAATAATAGGCCATCCAACCACATACAGTAGCATTGCCCTGGCaactacccacaacaccctagcactgTGGCTGGGATTTGCACGAGAAAGcacaactcacattttcttctagTTTACTGTACATAACCATCTAGTTCAGCTGCAAAACTTAAATGATGTCTTGAGAGCCTGAATAGCACATGGTGTGTTGATGGTGTTAATGAGAGCAGAGTCTTCTACTCAGTATGCATAATAATGACAGCTATCTAAAGGTGGCATTCTGTGCCAACGGCAGCCCtgtgtataataaaatatataagaaTGTTAAATTAGTGCAGCTCATTCATTGAAAGCACTGCTGTTTATAATGAAGAGTTGCGATCTTGGTAATGGTGTCAAGCTGGCACTAGTGTTCAATATTCTCTGTATTTTGCCTCTATTGTCCAATGCAGGGATGTTAGAAAATCATTacaaacaatattaaattaaaatgattaaaagtgCTAAAGAAGTGCTCAGAAATTAAATCAAAGAGAATTCAATATTAATGTGGTAATTGACCATAATTAGAGAATTGGATGAAAACTTGGCAAGCACTGTAGCTTCAGCATGAAATTGTCTGTTATAGCCATTAATCTATCAGTGGTTACTATTTTTACACTATCCTTGTTCTTCGATTTCTTATGATATTATTTTTCAGTATATGTGTGTCAATATTTTATCTCTCAGGTTTTTACTGCAGTGTTTGGAAGACTTGGACGCCAACCTCCGCAAACTCAACTCACGACTATTTGTTATCCGTGGCCAGCCCACCGATGTCTTCCCCAGGCTGTTCAAGGTACAGCTCACACTGCCATAATTTACCACAATGCAGTTACTATTGACAGAATTTCAATAAATTGATTTTTACAATTATAAAGTAATAATATTTCAACAggaaaacatttaaagggatagttaattattttactcaccctcattttgttctgaACACAAAAGGGTATGTAGAGGTAGGGGTAGAACGTCaacctcagtctccattcacttatattgcatatttttcccATACAGttaaagtgaatggagacagAGGCGATTAGACCCTTACACTCACAGACTcaaacagatttggaacaacatgagtcgTGACTTTGCATTCTTTTGCAGTACTGTGTGTTCTCTAAATAGGCTATGATAGTTTCCATGAGTGAACATTTGTTGTCCTCTAATGGTATGATATTGTAACACATCCAGGAGTGGAACATTACTCGTATGTCCTACGAGTATGACTCAGAGCCATTTGGGAAGGAGCGAGATGCAGCCATTAATAAGCTGGCCAATGAGGCAGGCGTGGAGGTGATAGTACGCATCTCGCACACGCTCTACGATCTGGACAAGTATGTACTTCAAAGCTCATATTAACTGAGACACCAGTTACAGGACCTAACATGTTTATTCCCAGTAAACATTCATATACTTTACATTTGAACCTGGAATCTTGATATTGACTTTTtaaaaaactgtaaatatatCAACTTCCATTGTACCTTTTCTTAATTCTATTGTGAATTTCATTTCTTTTCGCCCTGTTTCTTTTAATGCATTTCATTCTAATGAGATCTATTTCTTACTTACTGGTGAATTGTTGTCTCAGGATCATAGAGCTAAATGGAGGCCAGTCTCCGCTCACGTACAAGCGCTTCCAGACCCTCATCAGCAGGATGGAGGTGGTGGAAACCTCGGCAGAGACCATCACAGCAGAGGTCATGGGGTCCTGCAACACACCGCTCTCCGATGACCACGATGAGAAGTTTGGGGTTCCTTCTTTGGAAGAGCTTGGTTAGTCACCTAAATGTCAAAAACAACCTctttaaaaacataaagaaaGGTTGTTCCACGAGATTTAAAATATgacatacacacatttattttcttaGATATTGATAACCTTCTTTAACTAAATAGAACATACAGAACCACAATAGAAACCATGTGTTGCCATGTTAGCCACTATttcactgcataaaatcatgccaaaCTTTCCATGACAATTCACAACCAGTTAAAACTTGTCTTTATGTTTAAAAACAGGCTTTGACACAGAAGGTCTGTCCTCAGCGGTGTGGCCTGGAGGAGAAACAGAGGCCCTCACTCGCCTAGAGAGGCATCTAGAGAGGAAGGTTAGAGTATAAGACATTTACTGTCTCTTACACTTTCTTCACATGTCTACATACAGGTAGTGGATGTTACAGTACAGAATTCTATTTGCTTCTCTCACTTGGGGATAATAATGTAGCCTTTATAATTTCATAGCAAACACTAATCAAAAAGTGTTCTCTTTTAGGCTTGGGTGGCTAATTTTGAACGTCCAAGAATGAATGCCAATTCCCTGTTGGCAAGTCCAACTGGACTCAGTCCGTATTTAAGATTTGGCTGCCTCTCCTGTCGGCTCTTCTATTTCAAACTCACAGACCTGTACAGGAAGGTGAGCTTTTCATTATAGTGTGTTACATTCTTCAGCATGATGTTGTTTCTGATGAACAGGCTCGGTAAATATTAatagaatcaaataaaatatttatcacTTCACCATGGCAATTGAGAAATTTCACAAAATGTTACCACTGCACATCACATTTAAAGAACATTCCCACTGGAGCAAGTTGGGATAAAGTGCCATGCTTAATGGTACAATAGTGATAGCTCAAGGATTGACAGGATTTGGCCTTGCAACCTTAAGGTTTCAGGACCAAATCTTTAACCAGCAGTGTAGTTAATTTCACTTTTCTGAGTATCAAAAGTTTATTTCACTGTCTTTTCCACATTTCGCAGGTCAAAAGGAACAGCTCACCTCCTCTGTCACTCTACGGGCAGTTACTTTGGCGTGAATTCTTCTACACCGCTGCCACCAACAACCCATGCTTCGACAAGATGGAAGGTAACCCCATTTGCGTGCAGATCCCATGGGACAAAAACCCAGAAGCTTTAGCCAAGTGGGCAGAGGGCAGGACGGGTTTCCCCTGGATTGATGCCATCATGACTCAGCTGAGGCAAGAAGGCTGGATTCACCACCTGGCACGACATGCAGTTGCCTGTTTCCTTACCCGTGGAGATCTGTGGATCAGCTGGGAGGAGGGCATGAAGGTATAATggctatttttttaaacatgcttactTAAAGATGACCGTAGACAAATTTAGAACGCTGTACATCATCAGAGGTCAATAAAATACCAGTATATAGACCGTTAATACCAACAATTTTTACAAATCCGATTAACAAATATTGAAGCTCTTTAAATCATAGTAGTgccattaattaatttatacatatatatatatatatatatatatatatatatatatatatatatatactgtatatgtatatatcgttttaggcacttgggaaaaatgttgcatagtgacgatgtcttcaaaaataatgccataaatagttttcatttatcaattaacctcatacaaagtccagtaaacataaaaaagttaaatcaatatttggtgtgaccacctttacctTCAAaacagtgcatgtgtgtgtatatatatatatatatatatatatatatatatatatatatatatatatatatatatatatatatatatatactccgaTCAGCCatgacattaaaaccacctgactaataGTGTGTAGGTCCCCCCTCGCTCTGTTTTGTTGGCaggaggggaacctacacaatattaggcaggtggttttaatgttgtggctgatcagtgtttatatacagtatatatgctccTAGAATCCCTTATTAATATCCATAACACCTGAATTGTTCATTTTCAGTTACCCTACTATTAAAGAATACTTTAAAGCACACTTCAGACACTAATAAGACAGATCTTCAGTAATGGCATTCGCATGCATCTGTCTTCACAGGTCTTTGAGGAGCTGTTGCTGGATGCCGATTGGAGTGTGAATGCAGGAAGCTGGATGTGGCTCTCCTGCAGCTCCTTCTTCCAGCAGTTCTTCCACTGCTACTGTCCTGTTGGCTTCGGCCGCCGCACTGACCCCAACGGAGACTACATACGGTGAGTAAGggctaaacaacaacaacagaaatgcaaaaaaaacatttttgcacctAAACTACTGACACCAAGTCCAGTGCCAAATTTTCTGAATTCTCTGAAAGGTCGTAAGCATTCATCGTTTTTTTGGCATCCAAAACTATTTATAAATGGACCCattctttgaaaataaataagataattgttattttaaaatcttgttttataGTTTTAAAATCCATACCTTCTGTGAATAGGCCTTTAGGTTTTACCATGGGTATCTTCTGTATTTATTACTAAATATAAGGCAACAAATAAATCTGAGGTTTTCATTTCTGATCTAATTTAATCTCCTTTGTTTCTTGAAGGCGATATTTGCCAGTGTTAAGGGGGTTCCCAGCCAAGTATATCTATGACCCTTGGAATGCTCCAGAGAGCATCCAGAAAACAGCTAAATGTATAATTGGTGTACACTATCCCAAGCCCATGGTTCATCACGCTGAGGCGAGCCGTCTCAGCATAGAGCGCATGAAACAGATCTACCAGCAACTGTCCTGCTACCGTGGCCTAGGTAAGATAATAACTGCTGAATTCTAGCACCTTATAAAAACATTAATGCTAATGTGAAATTGGGAGCCTTTATGATCTCAGTAGCTTTTGGATATGAAGGGTTGTGGGTTTTATGAgacttttattttttgaaagCAGTTGCTAAAACTGAATGTGATTAAATGTATGAAATACTAGGGAAATAGATCCATGAACGAATTCGCCTCATTCTATATAGGACTGCTGGCAATGGTGCCATCCAATCCCAATGGAAATGTCGAGAATTCCACAAACTTGATGGGATTACAAACTGGAGATGTGACCAAGGAggccactgcatcttcaggtttGCACACTCTCAAACTCTTCTTTGggtttattaatttgattttacTGGTTTATTCTCGTCAAGACAGCATACCAGTTTGTCACAAAACAATTCTACTGATCAAAGCATCATTCCCAGATTTATATTCTACTGACAAAACATAATCCCcagatttctttttaaatttggAGCATAAGATCAACGTTGGTTTGTGTACTTACTTCAGGCTATCAGATGCAACCCACCTCTCAAGGTGAATGGCACAGCAGGACGATGGTTTACCCTCAAGGAGACCACCAGCCAAGCAGCAGCACACAACTACAAGGTACAAACAATAATGTCAATGACACATCAATATCTATATCtgtaaaaattcaaatatttttcagTGAACAGTAACCTGTAAAAATAGTCATTTTAACCTATCATTAACCCCTACAGTGTATAGATATAGATACATAtagatattataataattatatgacaAAGAATTCATAAATCATCTGTTTATCATGAAGGTTTTGCGGGCAATGGTAGTAGCATGATGTGCTACAGGCAAGACTCACAGCAGGTACCTGGCCCTGCTGTACAGCCAGGTAAAGACCACCAcatttgaagggatagttcaccaaaaatgagaattagatcatcatttacacaccctccaAACCTATGTGACTTTCTTGTGTggtacacaaaaggagttatCTCACAGAATGCCACAGCTGTCACTGGATGCCATCCACTGTCATTGCATAGAAAAGAACAACATTCtactaaatatctccttttgtgtataactgagaaagaaagtgatacaggtttgggacaacgtgtgggtgaactatccatttaaccaATGGCAAATCTAATATCATGTAAATGTTATAGCTGCCATTATCTCTTTTCCAGGGCGAGGGTTACACAGCAGTACCCTCCAGACATCTGGAAAACGACACATCGAAGAGTCTGGTCCTGCCACAGGTTCAAAAGTTCTGAGGCAGAGCAGCTCTTAAACTCcaggtttgtcattgttgtccatatgtgcataaaatcaagctAGGTTATCATACCTTATGATTCTCTGGAATAAAATTCTCAtttgttttcctgtttttatATGCATTCCAGAAACGGGAAGAGGCCCTTGTGTATCGGCTTCCATGACTTCACAAAGGCCTCTATATTTATTCTCACCTTTTCAAGTTGTTACATTTTGCAGTTTTTTGGAAGAGCAACCAAAATCCCATTCTAGGGAGTGACGAAAGGGAGTAAATGATTCTCTCCATAAGCTTATCCACACAGCGTGCACTGCAAAACATTCAGACTATACGTAATCACAGGGACATCACCAAAACGGTCGGCAACATCCAGACAACTTTGGAATTGTGTTGTGGCTCTGTGATGTACACTGCTGCAATGTTCTGTCAACGTTGCGTTCATGTTTGGGgcaacatttttgtttatataaGGATTTGACgaatacacacatacaacatgtacatatttaatattGTATGTGCTGTATCTATTTCATGTAGTCATAGacccatttatatatttttgatataaAGAATTATTGTGGATCAATTGTACTCTCTTCTTTATGAAAACATGACTTTGaatgttttaaaagcatttgTTGACTGTCCATGCAGTAAATTGCTTTAGGCTCTTCTTGGGCTGATTGCTTGcactacgtttttttttttttatctcttctttgctcgctctttctctctctctcagctgttTGTGATATCTACCTTCTATTTTCTCTTTCCAGACTGTAATGTTTCTCTTAATCCTTCTCTGTTCCCTGATAAAGGTCCCTGTTGGTGGTCCTCTCTGtgtcttatttttgttttctctATCTGGGTGTCCCCCTGTCCTCAGAACATTACTGTAAACTATATCAAACTATAATTCACAACCATGTTTCTCATTTTCCCATGTTTTGCTTGTTTAATAAAGTGTAAATGTACATGTTGTCCCACTCATTCACTTAATTAATGCAGCTTTGTCTCAAATGCAAAAATTTTTTGAATATACCTCTGACCTATGTAGACATTTCTAGTCATTCGGTTgcataaaaaacgctgcctgtTTGACCACGCCTCCAGATTGTATGACGTGTCATCTTACGCAATGTAAGTACGatgatgatttatttatttttttttcctgtctgCATGTTTAAACGTGGTcacgcacacatacatgcacatgcgCACATATACAACTGATTGGTCAAATAGGGACAACAGAGGCTCATATACATCTGTCACGTTATGAAATACAAAATTCATTAATCTGGACTGACATGTCCTCACTGATATAAATAATAACGAAGCAAAAGTTTTGGTGGAAATAAAACCTCcgaataaaatgataaaataagggAAATAAGCAAGGTTATTGTTTGTCCCTAAATTGATACATAAATTGTTTAAAGTAAAAAGTCCACATGAGAGCGCTGTTTGTCCATTTTATTCAAGCTTCTCACTTCAGCGGTGCAAAAGAGCAAAGACCCAATGCTTTTATTTACGTtcttaaattacattaaacagcagtgtttaattatttgtattttaccaGTAGCCCACACTCTCTTGGATACTCTAAACAAAGTAGTAAGGAATCAGTTAAGTAATCGTTTATAATAACACATTcttaataattcatattttttaaatgaacaatacaGTTATTTTAGGTAACGCACGAGGGTGGGATTATGTAACATACTTCAGTCATTCAACGCATCATTAACATACACAATAGATGCCTATATACCAAAGCAACACAAGTAATATAACGTTGTAGCTAAAATTACAAAACGAGAATGCACATAACAGTTAAAAAGACAAATTCATTACGGACTGAAAACATTTCCTTCGAGCCggattcgaaccagcgacctaaggATATCAGTGTTAAACCtctacagtcctccgctctaccaactgagctatcGAAGGTATGTAATAACGGCGACCGTTAGATTAATTAATCCCGcaacatgtttatatatttttggataAAACGCTATTTAAAGGTTATTGCATGTATTGTAGATATTTGATGTTGAAATTTAGCCGTATAAGTGATTATTAATCCGTGCAGTAATTCATTAATAATCTTAAATTGAAATGCACCAGTCAAGTCTTTAAACCCTGAATCAAATGAAGAAATTAATGCTAGGATATTAAGACACACATAACTTCACTGAAGGAGAATCATTATTCCCCAAGTTCAAAGAAATTGAACTTAATGAAGGAATAAATAAGAATTAGGACTAGGTGTcaacacagacaaaaaaaattatattaggaTAAGGCCCATATTTCACAATTAAACACTGTTTAAAGATTCACTACAGTAAATCAGACATTAAGAACTGCAAGTGTACATCGAGGCTCGGTGGTCATATTTACTGTTTGTACGCTACATTTATCATTTGTAAGATTACAATTTTCCCTTTCCCCCAAaagtaaatgtattgtatttaagAAATTGCTACGAGTTATTTTGGACACTTACTGTTTGTACGCTACATTTATCATTTGTAAGATTACATTTTCCCTTTCCCCCAAaagtaaatgtattgtatttaagAAATTGCTACGAGTTATTTTGGACCCTTGTCAATCAATTCAAACTCTGTGCTCCAATTGATAGATGCAGCTGCCCCTTGCTGTGTCTGCCAATCAGGAATTTGCTTTAAATAAGACCTCCACCTGTCACTCACAAATTACACGCAGGCAGGGCGAATTCCAATCGAAAGGGATCATCTCTACGCCCTACTCTTCTCCAAAGGACGGATCCCTTCAAATGGGTACTCTGAAAGAAGCATGCAGTGGAAGGCCAGTTTGGAGCAGTGGTGTAATCAAAGATGGACAAGGAGACCCAGGCCCAGCCAGAATATTACAGATTATTatttgaccacacacacacacacacacacacacacacacacacacacacacctgtcaattaatttttttattgtggcCCACCccaaagtaatttcctggctagtTTGGAGCAACCTTTCAAGTGGATTCCACTTCCTTCAGTATCTTTCCAGGGCACAAAAATGCCATTTAGAATTCTTCCAGTCTGTCCACCAGTCCAAGGCTACAGTGGGCCCATAAAGACCacttaaaatcaaacaaaggCTTTTCAATTTCCTAAGAGTTAGACAATTATCCCTCTTTATTCAATTAtcctgggtgagaccttttaaccAGTCTCATTCTGCTGAAAATCTTCTatgtaggtgttgatttgattgagtgTAACTTCAGTTACTCGTGTAGTTCTCTTCTATAAGTCTTAAAGCAGAACATTGATTTAGATttctggaaaaagaaaaaaaaaaataatttaaatcactGCCTAAATAATAATGCATGGTTAATCCAATCAAACATGGTGTGAAACAGGATCCTTACCAAATGCACACGTGTGCATGTGCATCTGTTTAGAGTCTGAAATAGGCACTCTACCTCACACCACAAAGGCTTTAGGCTGGGTGGGTCAGAGGTCAGGGTGAAGGGCTCCTGGTAGGACAAGACAAGGCCCCGCAAGGAAATAGATTATTGATGCATCTGTCAAAAAAGCTTACTGAAGAGCCAACAGACTCATTTGGCAAGTCACATGGTCAGGGCAGACCCTATAAAGCCATGAGGCTTCCATGGGGAACCGCTCACACGCATTAGCCTAGTCAGCTAAGCATAGTGAAATTGTTCCTCAGTGACCCCCTCTTCACACAAAAAACTCAGGAGCACCATGTGTGACACAGAGGAGTTTGTGGAGGACTATGAGGATGAACAAGAGGAGGTGAACGAAGAGGAGGAGTCCGAGGAAGGAGAAgctgaggaggaagaggaaacacaagagaaaaagaaagaggaggaagatgagcaGGAACCAGAGGAACCAAAGCTCAAGCCTAAGATGTTTGTTCCCAACATTTCAGCGCCAAAGCTGCCTGATGGAGAGAAGGTAGACTTTGATGATCTCCACCGTAAGAGACTGGAAAAGGACTTCAATGAACTGCAGAGTCTCATCGAGCTGCACTTCAGCACCAGGCAGAAGGAGGAGGATGAGCTCATGGCTTTGAAGAACCGCATTGAACGCCGTCGGGCCGATCGTGCGGAGCACCAACGCATCAGAACCGAGCGAGACCGAGAGAGGCAGGCATACCTGGCTGAGGAGAGGGCGCGGCGCGAGGAGGAGGCAGCCAAACTGCGCGCTGAAGAGGATGCCAGAAAGAAGAAGATCCTCTCGAACAAGGGCTATGGTGGGTACATTCAGAAGGTGGATCAGAAGAAAGGCAAGAGGTTGACGGAACGCGAGAGGAAGACCAAGGCTCTTATTGAGCGTCGAAAGCCCCTCAACATTGACCATCTCAACCAGGAGAAGCTGGGAGAGAAAGCCCTCGATCTGTGGAAGTGGCTCAATCAACTTAACGCAGAGAAGTTCGAGCTGACAGAGAAGCTAAAGAGGCAGAAGTATGACATCATCGTCCTGCGTAACCGTGTTAGTGACCATCAAAGGGGAACCAAGGCAACCAAGAGCTCCAGGAAGTCTTGGAAATAATTTTCTTGGATTAAAAGAACAGAAAAATGTTTGTTGGAATCACAATTTCAAGACTCTGACTGAAATTTCCAGAACATTAATTTTTCTTTAGTTTACAAATACCTTTCGTAAGAATACACTCGGTTCATTCATTTAGCTCGGTGTCATGTGCAATGGCTTTTTTTGTGTTAATGCTTTGATGCATTTCAATTTTACTTGATCTCATGATACTATGAACATTTACAAGCTTAGTCCACTTAGATTTCACATCATCAAGTAGAACTGCAATAAGATAGTTTtgctatacatttttaatgtattaaaaaaatattttgggacAGTCGTTTTTCGCCCCATGTAATACAAATATCTCAAAagacattaaatatattttaaataaaatatgaaattaaagcaatgctgtgatttaaaaaaaatatgtatctttgctcatttaaaaatcaaatgttatggttaaaaaaaaaaaaaactattatgttCTGGAATTCATCATATCAATAA is a window encoding:
- the LOC127638745 gene encoding cryptochrome-1-like encodes the protein MVVNTVHWFRKGLRLHDNPSLRDSIEGAHSVRCVYILDPWFAGSSNVGISRWRFLLQCLEDLDANLRKLNSRLFVIRGQPTDVFPRLFKEWNITRMSYEYDSEPFGKERDAAINKLANEAGVEVIVRISHTLYDLDKIIELNGGQSPLTYKRFQTLISRMEVVETSAETITAEVMGSCNTPLSDDHDEKFGVPSLEELGFDTEGLSSAVWPGGETEALTRLERHLERKAWVANFERPRMNANSLLASPTGLSPYLRFGCLSCRLFYFKLTDLYRKVKRNSSPPLSLYGQLLWREFFYTAATNNPCFDKMEGNPICVQIPWDKNPEALAKWAEGRTGFPWIDAIMTQLRQEGWIHHLARHAVACFLTRGDLWISWEEGMKVFEELLLDADWSVNAGSWMWLSCSSFFQQFFHCYCPVGFGRRTDPNGDYIRRYLPVLRGFPAKYIYDPWNAPESIQKTAKCIIGVHYPKPMVHHAEASRLSIERMKQIYQQLSCYRGLGLLAMVPSNPNGNVENSTNLMGLQTGDVTKEATASSGYQMQPTSQGEWHSRTMVYPQGDHQPSSSTQLQGFAGNGSSMMCYRQDSQQVPGPAVQPGRGLHSSTLQTSGKRHIEESGPATGSKVLRQSSS
- the LOC127638747 gene encoding troponin T, cardiac muscle isoforms-like; amino-acid sequence: MCDTEEFVEDYEDEQEEVNEEEESEEGEAEEEEETQEKKKEEEDEQEPEEPKLKPKMFVPNISAPKLPDGEKVDFDDLHRKRLEKDFNELQSLIELHFSTRQKEEDELMALKNRIERRRADRAEHQRIRTERDRERQAYLAEERARREEEAAKLRAEEDARKKKILSNKGYGGYIQKVDQKKGKRLTERERKTKALIERRKPLNIDHLNQEKLGEKALDLWKWLNQLNAEKFELTEKLKRQKYDIIVLRNRVSDHQRGTKATKSSRKSWK